The following are encoded in a window of Salmo trutta chromosome 27, fSalTru1.1, whole genome shotgun sequence genomic DNA:
- the LOC115164453 gene encoding ankyrin-1 isoform X6, which produces MAQAAKHLVKNKELKIQLEAERLLKEEEKAKKRNRSRDKKRKAHAVHRWLIDQDDSLSSELPDGQGVWHFDEAADAVTSFLRAARSGNMDKAIDHIKNGIDINTANQNGLNGLHLASKEGHVKMVLELLHGGIDVETQTKKGNTALHIAALAGQEQVVAELVNYGANINAQSQKGFTPLYMAAQENHLEVVKFLLENGANQSIPTEDGFTPLAVALQQGHENVVALLINYGTKGKVRLPALHIAARNDDTRTAAVLLQNDPNADVLSKTGFTPLHIAAHYENLSVAQLLLNRGANVNFTPKNGITPLHIASRRGNVIMVRLLLDRGAQIDAKTKDELTPLHCAARNGHVRIIEILLDQGAPIQAKTKNGLSPIHMSAQGDHMDCVRQLMQYNAAIDDITLDHLTPLHVAAHCGHHRMAKVLLDKGAKPNSRALNGFTPLHIACKKNHMRVMDLLLKHSASLEAVTESGLTPLHVASFMGHRKIVTILVQKGASPSASNVKVETPLHMACRAGHYEVAEFLLTNAAPVDAKAKDDQTPLHCACRMGHKELVKLLLEHKANPNSTTTSGHTPLHIAAREGHAQTTRILLDMEAQQTKMTKKGFTPLHVASKYGKVDVAELLLERGGNPNAAGKNGLTSLHVAVHHDNLDVVNLLVSKGGSPHSAARNGYTPLHIASKQNQVEVASSLLQYGASANAESLQGVTPLHLAAQEGRPDMVALLISKQANVNLGNKSGLTPLHLVAQEGHVGIADILAKQGASVYAATRMGYTPLHVACHYGNVKMVKFLLQQQANVNSKTKVGYTALHQAAQQGHTDIVTLLLKHGAQPNEVATNGTSALSIAKRLGYISVIDVLKLVTEETVSMTTTEKHRMSFPETVDEILDVSEDEGIAQLTIGEELLGTEGARYMKMDDLKDHDDDFLSPKKSMDNYSPAIPRIPCVSPETVILKEHDMEQVHTPMPLQKDYDDDSLIPSSPATETSDNVSPVASPIHTGFLVSFMVDARGGSMRGSRHNGLRVIIPPRTCAAPTRITCRLVKPQKLTTPPPLVEGEGLASRIISLGPASMQFLGPVIVEIPHFAALGRGDRELVVLRSENGSVWKEHRNRYGDDVLETILNGMDEELESQEELGKKRIRRIISTDFPLYFAVVSRVQQESDLIGPEGGQLTSKLVPLVQASFPETAVTKRVRLGLQAQPVPDELVAKLLGNQATFSPVVTVEPRRRKFHRPIGLCIPLPPSWRESPRDSGEGDTTSLRLLCSVIGGTAPAQWEDITGTTKLIYSKDCANFTTNVSARFWLADCPRTAEAMSFANLLYRELSAVPYMAKFVVFAKMNEVREGRLRCYCMTDDKMDKTLEQHENFSEVARSRDIEVMEGMPLHLECSGNLVPVRKATQQPRCFSFQAFRDNRLPVSVKVRDSSKDHSGFLSFLRKSTKYEDSQHVLCNLNITMPLCIKAAGSEDRRRTLTPLVLRERYSTLNEPAMGKASMSAMEKTELKMALIAEQLGLSWAELARELQFSVDDINKIRVENPNSLLEQSSTLLSLWATCEGKRANMESLYTALKSIDRMDIVNMLEGQGPQPAGRQAREPSRRRHNESDHISPSLTNGYGVLQEELLSPPSMQYSLPSPLGNEPYWQEVSSLECAPMAITEEDTLMEMSDVQVWPSGNIPSLVAVEDSSLECSNADDSEGLLGLPYGSLGQPGSRASGEGGGLSGSMELVEDNSEMGAVDSFSTATPATPASFSTATPATPSSFGGTIAAMLYNVNGLEKGQGSKVVKSEAAAVRGNLAGGDGAGVEGGRGGGTGSEEGLSLVTGQQQRVYTRLSKSPGLSRVADRNGDRSSGGSSGSRGSGGGGGSLLSYLQEQSGPGWQPVTDHTQAWLGSQTTKPRQAMDSMMSSVRTAMDVDPSQSRVSQEALLQPVRDMGHSELLRGHFRGTQPFEKGLGFPHRVPELQTWDDVRLRQQGDEAKDLPGEQVSEEQFTDEHGNIVTKKIVRKVVRRGKGSGDEGGQERSVSVDGSLQDELEAEAEQFINYAVLSSKPDIVDVKKGAQIVKCASLRRVKQ; this is translated from the exons gCTGATGCTGTCACTAGTTTTCTGCGGGCGGCTCGTTCTGGTAACATGGACAAGGCCATCGACCATATAAAGAACGGCATAGACATCAACACAGCCAATCAG aaTGGGCTCAACGGGTTGCATCTGGCCTCTAAAGAAGGCCACGTTAAAATGGTGCTGGAGCTGCTACATGGAGGCATTGATGTGGAAACCCAGACTAAG AAAGGCAACACAGCTCTGCACATTGCTGCCCTGGCTGGGCAGGAGCAAGTGGTGGCAGAGCTGGTAAATTACGGGGCCAACATCAATGCCCAGTCCCAG AAGGGCTTCACTCCGCTCTACATGGCCGCACAAGAGAATCATCTAGAAGTTGTGAAGTTCCTTTTGGAGAACGGGGCCAATCAAAGCATTCCTACTGAG GATGGCTTTACCCCTCTCGCCGTGGCTCTTCAGCAGGGACATGAGAACGTTGTGGCCCTGCTCATCAATTACGGCACCAAGGGCAAAGTTCGCCTCCCCGCACTGCACATAGCAGCACGGAACGACGACACGCGCACAGCTGCTGTGCTTCTACAGAACGACCCCAACGCAGACGTCCTGAGCAAG ACAGGCTTCACACCGCTTCATATCGCTGCACACTACGAGAACCTGAGCGTCGCACAACTGTTGCTCAACAGAGGAGCCAATGTCAACTTCACCCCTAAG AATGGCATCACACCTTTGCACATCGCATCCAGGAGGGGGAATGTGATCATGGTACGACTCCTGCTGGACCGAGGGGCACAGATTGATGCCAAGACCAAG GATGAGTTGACTCCACTGCACTGTGCAGCCAGGAATGGACACGTGAGGATCATTGAGATCCTGTTAGACCAAGGGGCTCCCATCCAGGCCAAGACCAAG AACGGCCTTTCTCCCATCCACATGTCAGCACAGGGGGACCACATGGACTGTGTGAGGCAACTAATGCAGTACAATGCTGCAATTGATGACATCACACTGGACCACCTGACCCCCCTGCATGTTGCGGCCCACTGTGGGCACCACCGCATGGCCAAAGTGCTGCTGGACAAGGGAGCCAAACCCAACTCTCGTGCACTG AATGGTTTCACTCCACTTCACATCGCCTGTAAGAAGAACCACATGCGTGTGATGGACCTCTTGCTGAAACACTCTGCTTCCCTAGAGGCTGTGACGGAG TCTGGCCTGACCCCTTTACATGTGGCCTCGTTCATGGGCCACCGCAAAATAGTCACCATCCTGGTACAGAAGGGAGCTTCTCCCAGTGCTTCCAATGTG AAAGTGGAGACTCCTCTCCACATGGCATGTAGAGCAGGACACTATGAGGTGGCAGAGTTCTTACTGACCAATGCAGCGCCAGTAGACGCCAAGGCCAAG GATGACCAGACACCACTCCACTGTGCGTGTCGGATGGGCCACAAGGAGCTGGTTAAGCTGCTGCTGGAGCACAAGGCCAACCCCAACTCCACCACCACGTCCggacacacacccctccacatcGCTGCCCGCGAGGGACACGCTCAGACCACACGCATCTTACTGGACATGGAGGCCCAGCAGACCAAGATGACCAAG AAAGGCTTCACTCCTCTCCATGTGGCTTCGAAATATGGCAAAGTGGACGTGGCAGAGCTGCTGCTGGAGAGAGGGGGCAACCCTAACGCTGCTGGCAAG AATGGTCTGACTTCTCTCCATGTGGCTGTCCATCATGACAACCTGGACGTGGTTAACCTGCTGGTCAGCAAGGGAGGCTCCCCACACAGTGCAGCTAGG AATGGCTACACCCCTCTTCACATAGCATCGAAGCAGAACCAGGTGGAGGTTGCTAGCAGCCTGCTGCAGTACGGTGCCTCGGCCAACGCCGAGTCCCTCCAGGGGGTCACGCCCCTCCACCTGGCCGCTCAGGAGGGCCGGCCTGACATGGTCGCCCTGCTCATCTCCAAACAGGCCAACGTCAACCTGGGGAACAAG agTGGACTGACTCCTCTCCACCTGGTGGCACAGGAAGGCCACGTGGGCATCGCTGATATCCTGGCGAAGCAGGGGGCGTCAGTGTATGCTGCCACACGG ATGGGATACACCCCTCTCCATGTTGCCTGTCACTATGGCAATGTAAAGATGGTGaagttcctcctgcagcagcaGGCCAATGTCAACAGCAAGACTAAG GTTGGTTACACTGCCCTGCACCAGGCAGCCCAACAGGGCCACACAGACATCGTCACCTTACTGCTCAAACATGGAGCCCAGCCGAACGAGGTCGCTACT aacGGTACGTCGGCCCTGTCCATCGCCAAGCGGTTGGGGTACATCTCTGTAATCGACGTTCTCAAACTGGTTACCGAGGAGACGGTTTCCATG ACCACCACAGAGAAACATCGTATGAGTTTCCCAGAAACAGTGGATGAGATATTGGACGTATCAGAGGACGAAG GAATTGCACAGCTAACTATAG GGGAGGAGCTTTTGGGGACGGAAGGAGCCAGGTACATGAAGATGGATGACTTGAAGGACCATGATGACGATTTCCTGTCACCCAAGAAATCTATGGA TAACTACTCACCTGCCATTCCCAGGATCCCTTGTGTATCCCCAGAGACGGTAATCCTGAAGGAGCATGACATGGAGCAG GTACACACTCCAATGCCATTACAAAAAGATTATGATGACGACTCCCTGATCCCCAGCAGTCCAGCTACAGAGACCTCTGACAACGTCAGTCCTGTGGCCAGCCCCATACACACAGG GTTCCTGGTGAGTTTCATGGTGGATGCTCGGGGCGGCTCGATGCGAGGCAGCAGACATAACGGCCTGCGTGTCATCATCCCTCCACGGACCTGTGCCGCCCCCACACGGATCACCTGTCGTCTGGTCAAGCCCCAGAAACTCACCACTCCTCCCCCcctggtggagggagagggcCTGGCCAGCCGTATCATATCACTGGGCCCAGCCAGCATGCAGTTCTTAGG GCCTGTGATCGTGGAGATCCCTCACTTTGCTGCTCTGGGTCGAGGGGACCGGGAGCTGGTGGTGCTGAGGAGTGAGAACGGCTCTGTCTGGAAGGAACACCGCAATCGCTATGGAGACGATGTGCTGGAGACTATCCTCAATGGGATGGATGAAG AGCTGGAGAGCCAGGAGGAGCTTGGGAAGAAGCGTATCCGACGAATCATCTCCACTGACTTCCCCCTCTACTTTGCTGTGGTGTCACGCGTCCAGCAGGAGAGCGATCTGATTGGCCCAGAAGGGGGTCAGCTGACCAGTAAACTGGTACCGTTGGTCCAGGCTTCGTTCCCTGAGACAGCGGTCACCAAGCGAGTCCGTCTAGGCCTGCAG GCCCAACCAGTCCCAGACGAGCTGGTTGCCAAGCTGCTGGGTAACCAGGCAACCTTCAGCCCTGTGGTGACTGTGGAGCCACGGCGACGCAAGTTCCACCGGCCCATCGGCCTGTGCATCCCCCTGCCCCCCTCCTGGAGAGAGAGCCCCCGGGACTCTGGAGAGGGGGACACCACCAGCCTGCGCCTGCTCTGCAGTGTCATCG GTGGCACAGCCCCAGCCCAGTGGGAGGACATCACAGGCACCACCAAGCTCATATATAGCAAAGACTGTGCCAACTTCACAACCAATGTGTCAGCACG gttctggctggctgactgtcccCGGACAGCCGAGGCCATGTCTTTCGCCAACCTCCTGTACCGGGAGCTCTCAGCCGTGCCCTACATGGCCAAGTTTGTGGTGTTTGCTAAGATGAACGAGGTCCGTGAGGGCCGCCTGCGCTGCTACTGCATGACTGATGACAAGATGGACAAAACCCTGGAGCAACACGAGAACTTCAGCGAGGTGGCCCGCAGTCGCGATATCGAG GTGATGGAGGGTATGCCGCTGCACCTGgagtgttctgggaacctggtcccAGTGAGGAAGGCTACCCAGCAGCCTCGCTGTTTCAGCTTCCAGGCCTTCAGAGACAATAGACTCCCCGTCTCTGTCAAG GTGAGAGATAGTAGCAAAGATCACTCCGGATTCCTGTCCTTCCTGCGGAAGTCTACCAAGTACGAAGACAGCCAACATGTGCTGTGCAACCTCAATATTACCATGCCTCTGTGTATCAAG GCTGCCGGGAGTGAAGACCGGAGGCGAACTCTGACCCCATTAGTCCTGCGAGAGAGATACAGCACCCTGAACGAGCCTGCCATGGGTAAAG CATCAATGAGTGCCATGGAAAAGACAGAGCTGAAGATGGCTTTGATAGCTGAACAGTTGGGACTGAGCTGGGCTG AGCTGGCGAGGGAGCTACAGTTCAGTGTAGATGACATTAATAAGATCCGTGTGGAGAATCCTAACTCCCTATTGGAGCAGAGTTCTACCCTGCTCAGCCTATGGGCCACCTGCGAGGGCAAGAGAGCCAATA TGGAGAGTTTGTACACAGCTTTGAAGAGCATTGACCGGATGGACATAGTAAACATGTTGGAGGGCCAGGGGCCACAGCCTGCAGGGAGGCAGGCCCGGGAGCCAAGCAGACGCAGACACAACGAGAGCGACCACATCTCCCCCAGCCTGACcaatg GTTACGGGGTATTGCAGGAGGAGCTGCTCTCCCCTCCTTCCATGCAGTACAGCCTGCCCTCCCCACTCGGCAACGAGCCCTACTGGCAGGAAGTCTCCAGTCTGGAGTGTGCTCCCATGGCCATCACAGAGGAGGACACACTCATGGAGATGTCCGATGTGCAGGTGTGGCCCTCGGGCAACATCCCCTCCCTAGTGGCCGTGGAGGACTCCTCACTGGAGTGCAGCAATGCTGACGACTCGGAGGGGCTGCTGGGGCTGCCATACGGGAGCCTGGGCCAGCCGGGCAGTAGGGCTAgcggagagggaggggggctgaGTGGCTCCATGGAGCTGGTGGAAGACAACTCAGAGATGGGGGCTGTTGACTCGTTCAGCACCGCCACCCCTGCCACCCCTGCTTCGTTCAGCACAGCCACCCCTGCCACCCCTTCTTCGTTCGGAGGCACCATCGCCGCCATGTTATACAACgttaatggtctggagaagggtcAAGGGTCAAAAGTCGTGAAGTCAGAGGCAGCAGCGGTCAGAGGCAACTTGGCAGGTGGAGATGGAGCTGGAgttgaaggaggaagaggaggagggacaggCTCAGAGGAAGGGCTTTCTCTTGTTACAGGACAACAGCAGCGAGTGTACACCCGGCTGAGCAAGTCGCCCGGTCTGAGCCGCGTGGCTGACCGTAATGGAGACAG GTCCAGTGGTGGCAGCAGTGGTAGTAGAGGCAGTGGCGGAGGTGGTGGCTCTTTACTGTCCTATCTGCAGGAGCAGTCGGGTCCAGGTTGGCAACCTGTCACTGACCACACTCAGGCCTGGTTGGGTTCACAGACAACAAAACCCAGGCAGGCCATGGACTCAATGATGTCATCAGTGCGCACTGCCATGGATGTGGACCCCAGCCAGTCCCGCGTGTCCCAGGAGGCCTTGCTTCAGCCGGTGCGGGACATGGGGCACTCTGAGCTCCTGCGTGGGCACTTCAGGGGCACCCAGCCGTTTGAGAAGGGCCTGGGGTTCCCTCACAGGGTGCCAGAGCTGCAGACCTGGGATGACGTACGCCTGAGGCAGCAG